A stretch of the Candidatus Krumholzibacteriota bacterium genome encodes the following:
- a CDS encoding response regulator transcription factor: MKKILVIEDSRLVSELLKVELGKRGYEAVVRDDGLEGLKTAKEIVPDLVILDVMLPSMNGFKICRLLKFDKRFKKIPVIMLTTRSLEDDKKIGMTSGADGYMAKPFNIDELVEKIESLTLVESKVAD; this comes from the coding sequence ATGAAAAAGATCCTGGTAATCGAGGATTCGAGACTTGTCTCGGAGTTGTTAAAAGTGGAGCTGGGGAAAAGGGGATATGAAGCAGTAGTAAGGGATGATGGACTTGAGGGATTAAAAACGGCCAAGGAAATCGTTCCTGACCTTGTCATCCTTGACGTCATGCTTCCATCGATGAATGGGTTCAAGATATGCCGCCTTCTTAAGTTTGACAAACGGTTCAAAAAAATACCCGTCATCATGCTGACGACAAGATCGCTTGAAGACGACAAAAAGATAGGCATGACAAGCGGGGCGGATGGATATATGGCAAAACCGTTCAATATCGACGAACTCGTCGAAAAGATCGAATCTCTGACCCTCGTCGAGAGTAAGGTTGCTGATTGA
- a CDS encoding type II secretion system F family protein, translating to MPFYQYKAFNNSGIMVKGEMEFADRVHLLNKLSGMGYHVSSLKEKRSGNLHAILEKLGYSSYRISRKSRIVFTRQMASLLDAGIPINNALTLIRKQNGDKGLSILVQELKKSIEGGSAVSEALSGRRDVFSDSYISMVEAGEVSGMLAETFNRLADLEEAENDRAEKVKAAVSYPVILLIASLLGINFLMIVVFPTFIKIFDAADIALPFTTRTTILISRFMRENLILIAAVILVVVLILRWYNGTEKGRYFFDDMKLRIPVFGPLFLKSSLASFSHTYQSLNSSGIAISQSLGIIARAMGNSVVKRAALKAKDMISDGGTIAESFSKAGSFPPLVVHMVSIGEESGNMDEMLGKLSEYYEKEIGYSIARLTTVIEPVLIAAMGLIIAFMYLSLITPMMQMMKVAKGGGL from the coding sequence ATGCCTTTTTATCAGTATAAGGCTTTTAATAATAGTGGAATCATGGTCAAGGGGGAGATGGAATTCGCCGACAGGGTACATCTTCTCAATAAACTGTCAGGCATGGGGTATCATGTCTCCTCTCTTAAAGAAAAACGTTCGGGGAATCTACACGCGATCCTGGAGAAACTCGGGTATTCCTCCTACCGGATAAGCAGAAAAAGCAGGATAGTATTTACCAGACAGATGGCATCGCTTCTCGACGCTGGGATCCCGATAAACAACGCTCTCACGCTTATCAGAAAACAGAACGGTGACAAGGGACTCTCAATCCTCGTGCAGGAACTCAAAAAAAGTATCGAAGGTGGTTCGGCCGTGTCCGAAGCTCTCTCCGGAAGAAGAGACGTATTCTCAGATTCATATATTTCGATGGTCGAAGCCGGTGAGGTGTCGGGAATGCTGGCAGAGACTTTCAACAGGCTTGCCGACCTCGAGGAAGCTGAGAATGACAGGGCCGAAAAGGTCAAGGCTGCCGTATCGTACCCCGTGATACTTCTTATAGCCTCGCTTCTGGGAATCAATTTCCTTATGATAGTCGTCTTTCCGACTTTCATAAAGATCTTTGACGCGGCAGATATCGCGCTTCCTTTCACCACCAGGACCACTATCCTCATAAGCCGGTTCATGAGGGAAAACCTGATCCTGATCGCGGCGGTCATACTGGTCGTGGTACTGATATTGAGATGGTATAACGGAACGGAGAAAGGCAGATATTTCTTTGACGATATGAAATTGAGAATTCCTGTCTTTGGTCCACTTTTCCTCAAATCCAGCCTGGCGTCTTTTTCCCACACCTATCAGTCGCTCAACAGCAGCGGCATAGCGATATCGCAGAGCCTTGGAATAATTGCCAGGGCGATGGGAAACTCCGTGGTCAAACGGGCCGCGCTTAAAGCGAAGGATATGATAAGCGATGGCGGAACGATAGCGGAGTCATTCAGCAAAGCGGGAAGTTTTCCTCCCCTTGTCGTGCACATGGTGTCGATCGGTGAGGAGAGCGGTAACATGGATGAGATGCTTGGAAAATTGAGTGAATATTATGAAAAGGAGATAGGTTATTCGATAGCAAGACTGACTACTGTGATTGAACCAGTGCTGATAGCCGCGATGGGATTGATCATCGCTTTTATGTACCTGTCCCTGATCACTCCGATGATGCAGATGATGAAAGTGGCGAAGGGAGGTGGTCTGTGA
- a CDS encoding FAD-binding oxidoreductase has product MKKYDAIIIGAGSVGCPLSYFLSLEGWKVLVLDGGRSPGQGQNKAAIGGVRATHSDPAKIKLCLKSLEIFSTWEERHGTDIGWIEGGYCFPVYRKKDEEALKQLLPVQKDFGLDIDWVDPSGISSLVPGINNDGLLGGTYSPGDGQVSPLKAAAAFWKESRDRGTEFLFGEPVISLLIRSGRIEGVETSKGKYYSDVVVNAAGAYAKEIGMMAGLEIPVVPESHEAGISAPMERFFDPLVVDIRPGTEKRTANFYFGQNDRGQVIFCYTPIDPIEGTNLSATSEFMPVIARRLIDLIPRLKNMLVRRVWRGLYPMTPDGIIILDSVREVTGMYLCAGMCGQGFMLGPGVGLNMARFIITGKPQIEEEIFASVGFYRDYHAANGETLK; this is encoded by the coding sequence TTGAAGAAGTATGACGCGATCATAATCGGAGCTGGAAGTGTCGGTTGTCCACTCTCGTATTTTCTCTCCCTGGAAGGGTGGAAAGTACTCGTCCTTGACGGGGGAAGGTCTCCCGGTCAGGGGCAGAACAAGGCGGCGATCGGTGGAGTCAGGGCTACGCATTCCGATCCGGCCAAGATCAAACTCTGTCTGAAAAGTCTCGAGATATTCTCAACATGGGAAGAGAGGCATGGAACTGATATCGGTTGGATCGAGGGAGGATACTGTTTCCCTGTCTACAGAAAAAAGGATGAAGAAGCTCTGAAGCAGCTTCTTCCCGTTCAAAAGGATTTCGGTCTTGATATCGACTGGGTTGATCCGTCAGGGATCTCCTCTCTAGTACCGGGGATCAATAATGATGGTCTTCTTGGCGGCACCTACTCTCCAGGAGACGGACAGGTATCTCCCCTGAAGGCCGCTGCCGCTTTCTGGAAGGAAAGCAGGGACAGGGGAACCGAATTCTTGTTTGGCGAACCGGTGATATCGCTTCTTATCCGGAGCGGAAGGATCGAGGGCGTCGAGACTTCGAAAGGAAAATATTACTCTGATGTGGTTGTAAACGCCGCCGGAGCTTACGCGAAAGAGATCGGGATGATGGCGGGGCTTGAGATCCCGGTGGTGCCTGAGAGCCATGAGGCGGGAATATCCGCTCCAATGGAACGTTTTTTTGATCCTCTCGTAGTCGACATCCGTCCGGGAACTGAAAAGAGAACGGCAAATTTCTATTTTGGCCAGAATGACCGAGGCCAGGTAATATTCTGTTACACGCCGATCGATCCGATCGAGGGAACGAATCTTTCCGCCACATCGGAATTCATGCCAGTGATCGCCCGAAGGTTGATTGACCTGATCCCAAGATTGAAGAATATGCTGGTGAGGAGGGTCTGGCGAGGATTATACCCGATGACACCGGACGGGATAATAATTCTCGACAGCGTCAGAGAGGTGACAGGGATGTACCTCTGCGCCGGAATGTGTGGACAGGGATTCATGCTTGGGCCTGGGGTCGGACTGAATATGGCCAGATTCATCATCACCGGAAAACCGCAAATCGAGGAGGAAATCTTCGCCTCGGTCGGTTTTTACAGGGATTATCATGCCGCGAATGGCGAGACGCTTAAATAG
- a CDS encoding type II and III secretion system protein gives MKLKDLMKTLLVTGTLFAASGLGATEKVNISEDFDSRWDSRVSIEFSQTDIKEALRQLARISGLNIITGEKITGSITARMIDVDLEEALSSIVRSCGYSYMREGDIIRVVTVPPEMVGIDRDTPQVLIESKIVEVVLGKSNESGVNWEMLSSEMGDGVFVDGTVDLPRGDSGLLLNIYNGDVENLIQMISQQSSTNILSSPRIVALDGREARILVGEKVAYQQSFGQASGGITTTTVNFEDVGIKLYVTPFVRPDDTIIIDILVEVSSVKEWRSVSNGDEIPIISTKQTTSRVLVRNNTTLIIGGLIGENRIESVFKVPVLGSIPLLKYLFSSRRSETTKTELTVFITPKLMVHESGGRSDQALIKEEQ, from the coding sequence ATGAAACTTAAAGATCTCATGAAAACGCTTCTTGTCACAGGCACTCTATTCGCGGCATCAGGTCTTGGTGCTACGGAAAAAGTGAATATCAGCGAAGATTTCGACTCCAGGTGGGATTCCAGGGTCTCAATAGAGTTTTCCCAGACCGATATAAAGGAAGCCTTGAGACAGCTGGCGAGGATCTCTGGACTGAATATAATAACAGGGGAGAAGATCACGGGAAGCATCACGGCAAGAATGATCGACGTCGACCTGGAGGAGGCACTTTCTTCGATTGTCAGATCCTGCGGCTATTCATATATGCGTGAAGGGGATATTATAAGGGTCGTTACCGTCCCTCCGGAAATGGTCGGTATCGACAGGGATACTCCGCAAGTCCTGATCGAATCGAAGATAGTCGAAGTTGTCCTTGGAAAATCAAATGAATCGGGAGTCAACTGGGAGATGCTTTCTTCAGAAATGGGTGATGGCGTCTTTGTCGATGGAACTGTCGATCTCCCCCGCGGCGACTCGGGTCTCCTGCTGAATATCTACAACGGGGATGTAGAAAACCTGATCCAGATGATCTCCCAGCAAAGCAGCACCAACATTTTATCTTCTCCGCGCATAGTGGCTCTCGATGGCAGGGAAGCAAGAATACTCGTAGGTGAAAAAGTGGCGTACCAGCAGTCGTTCGGGCAGGCGAGCGGAGGGATCACGACTACTACCGTTAATTTCGAGGATGTCGGAATAAAGCTCTACGTCACGCCATTCGTCAGGCCCGATGATACTATTATCATAGATATCCTGGTGGAAGTCAGTTCGGTAAAAGAATGGAGATCGGTCAGCAATGGTGACGAGATACCGATAATCAGTACCAAACAGACTACAAGCAGGGTCCTCGTCAGAAACAATACCACATTGATAATAGGGGGTCTGATCGGAGAAAACAGGATCGAATCGGTTTTTAAAGTCCCCGTCCTGGGATCTATTCCCCTCTTGAAATATCTTTTCAGCAGCAGAAGGTCGGAGACGACCAAGACAGAACTGACAGTATTTATAACGCCGAAACTGATGGTCCACGAGTCAGGCGGGAGATCAGACCAGGCCTTGATCAAGGAAGAACAATAA
- a CDS encoding prepilin-type N-terminal cleavage/methylation domain-containing protein gives MVKRKKDGGWTLIELVIVIVILGLIAAVTIPAYMNMTDSAEINSCQAAQATIRSAVSIYYAKNVGTLPAGLATTMFMNNEIPTCPTGGTITYTKTSDSTYTVSCSNSEHNAAALTP, from the coding sequence ATGGTGAAAAGAAAAAAAGACGGGGGATGGACCCTGATAGAACTGGTAATCGTCATTGTCATACTTGGATTGATCGCCGCCGTGACGATCCCCGCGTATATGAATATGACAGACAGCGCCGAGATCAATTCATGCCAGGCCGCCCAGGCTACGATCCGGTCAGCTGTAAGTATCTATTACGCGAAAAATGTCGGAACGCTTCCGGCAGGTCTGGCAACGACGATGTTCATGAACAACGAGATTCCGACCTGTCCGACCGGGGGAACGATCACCTATACGAAGACATCGGACAGTACATATACCGTTTCATGCAGCAACAGCGAGCATAACGCGGCCGCGCTGACGCCTTAG
- a CDS encoding PilN domain-containing protein — MGEINLMPRDLIFLLKWPIRKIVVIAVLSSIAGSLGISAAYEKMIIDNKRIISKFDTDLSDLSRRKDEMSVIINGMEKIPDRKAEIDKIARVLKEYDTERILWSGLIGEISRNCHRDLWVDVMEVSERRTKDKDSTGQKSLVLMLDGKAIDRKKIAHFLQFMESSRNFENIELMKVESASHEDKRYYRFEIVCHVVR, encoded by the coding sequence ATGGGCGAAATCAACCTTATGCCGCGGGATTTGATCTTTCTTCTGAAGTGGCCGATCAGAAAGATCGTTGTCATAGCAGTGCTTTCATCGATTGCCGGTTCATTGGGCATATCTGCCGCTTACGAGAAAATGATCATTGATAACAAGAGGATCATCTCAAAATTCGATACCGATCTGTCCGATCTTTCCCGTCGAAAGGACGAGATGTCGGTGATTATAAATGGAATGGAAAAGATTCCCGATAGAAAAGCGGAGATAGATAAGATCGCGAGAGTTCTGAAAGAGTACGACACGGAAAGGATACTCTGGTCCGGCCTGATCGGAGAAATAAGTCGAAACTGCCACAGGGATCTATGGGTGGACGTCATGGAAGTATCCGAACGGCGGACAAAGGATAAAGACAGTACCGGACAAAAGAGCCTGGTACTGATGCTTGATGGCAAGGCGATCGACAGGAAAAAAATAGCTCACTTTCTGCAGTTTATGGAATCAAGCAGAAATTTTGAAAATATTGAACTGATGAAGGTAGAAAGCGCGTCACACGAGGACAAAAGATATTATAGATTCGAGATAGTATGTCACGTGGTCAGGTGA
- a CDS encoding type II secretion system protein, which yields MRISDQSGFTLIELIITIVILGMIAYSFSSMYAGLLSASSHDDMMTRAAQIAENRMEDSVRSGVGIAPVSWTADSGYEWMRDVTVLKDSGGAPTLVKIEVRIRKDERIICSLVTHIAG from the coding sequence ATGAGAATATCAGATCAGAGTGGGTTCACTCTGATAGAACTTATCATCACCATCGTGATCCTTGGGATGATCGCGTATTCGTTCTCATCGATGTACGCAGGGCTGCTGTCTGCTTCATCACACGATGACATGATGACTCGCGCCGCGCAGATAGCGGAAAACAGGATGGAAGATTCGGTGAGATCGGGAGTCGGTATTGCGCCGGTATCCTGGACTGCCGATTCAGGGTACGAATGGATGAGAGATGTGACTGTTCTTAAGGACTCAGGAGGCGCTCCAACGCTGGTCAAGATCGAAGTTCGAATAAGGAAGGATGAGAGAATCATATGTTCCCTGGTCACGCATATTGCCGGATGA
- the pilO gene encoding type 4a pilus biogenesis protein PilO: MKESRTRIIYMIVSGGAVCLLLVAVTFLSPIAIRANKIIATKTRMENRILILRNDELPEMEKEVSVATRMESLWGALIEKHELLTRQVPENPEIGILIEEFTDIAEKTGVEILNASSTGTILKPGFSTVPIELSVRCSYSKLEDLIREIESAERLLRIDAFRIDSDMTIDPLLHIEFKISAFIRSSGMAQSPNESG; encoded by the coding sequence ATGAAGGAAAGCAGAACAAGAATAATATACATGATCGTTTCCGGTGGGGCTGTCTGTCTTTTGCTGGTAGCCGTGACTTTTCTCTCTCCCATAGCGATCAGGGCGAATAAAATCATTGCCACTAAAACGAGAATGGAAAACCGGATATTGATTCTGAGGAATGACGAATTGCCTGAAATGGAGAAGGAAGTATCCGTGGCGACCCGGATGGAAAGCCTGTGGGGGGCGCTTATCGAAAAACACGAACTCCTTACCAGGCAGGTACCTGAAAACCCCGAAATAGGAATCCTGATAGAGGAGTTTACCGATATAGCGGAAAAAACAGGTGTCGAAATACTGAACGCTTCGTCAACCGGAACGATTTTAAAACCTGGATTCAGCACAGTTCCAATAGAACTGAGTGTCAGATGCAGTTATTCGAAACTGGAAGATCTAATAAGGGAGATAGAGAGTGCTGAAAGGTTGTTGAGGATCGATGCTTTCAGGATCGATTCGGATATGACTATAGATCCACTCCTCCACATAGAATTTAAGATCAGCGCGTTTATCAGGAGCAGCGGCATGGCTCAATCTCCGAATGAAAGCGGGTAG
- a CDS encoding prepilin-type N-terminal cleavage/methylation domain-containing protein: MRECLALPCSHVSGMTLIELIITITIIGIIVMAGAPLLIDLMTTMSVSQGKAGINRISRESYAGISGEIRSALGDPLSMRPWVSPDGLVLRIYRNSNQADSIRYYFESNGESVFLFRSAAGGAGVLVPSFADRDVDYMGGSFFVDNGNTGYSTTGQVGLNVKIRKDRSIEPDSTIFEFGFQCRNY; encoded by the coding sequence ATGAGAGAATGCCTGGCTTTGCCCTGCTCCCACGTGAGCGGGATGACTCTGATAGAACTGATCATCACCATAACGATCATCGGTATCATCGTTATGGCTGGTGCTCCTCTTCTTATCGATCTGATGACGACTATGTCAGTCTCGCAGGGAAAGGCCGGAATAAACAGGATATCACGCGAGTCTTACGCCGGGATCTCGGGTGAGATAAGATCAGCTCTTGGCGATCCGCTATCGATGCGCCCCTGGGTAAGTCCTGATGGCCTTGTACTAAGGATTTACAGGAACAGTAACCAGGCTGATTCGATAAGGTATTACTTCGAATCAAATGGAGAGTCGGTGTTTCTCTTCAGATCAGCGGCCGGTGGAGCCGGTGTGCTGGTTCCGTCATTTGCTGACAGGGATGTCGATTACATGGGAGGGAGCTTCTTCGTTGATAACGGAAACACGGGATATTCGACGACGGGCCAGGTCGGATTGAATGTGAAAATCCGTAAGGATCGCAGTATCGAACCTGACTCGACGATCTTCGAATTCGGATTCCAGTGCAGGAACTATTGA
- a CDS encoding 4Fe-4S binding protein gives MTEEQSAPKEPAVITVKPEWCKGCGICVAFCPKDVLVMEGGKAKVERPDDCIKCMLCELRCPDFAITVE, from the coding sequence ATGACCGAAGAGCAGTCGGCTCCAAAAGAGCCGGCGGTCATAACAGTAAAGCCTGAGTGGTGCAAGGGTTGTGGAATCTGTGTTGCCTTCTGCCCTAAAGATGTCCTGGTGATGGAAGGTGGAAAGGCAAAGGTCGAAAGACCCGACGATTGCATAAAATGCATGCTTTGTGAATTGCGCTGCCCGGATTTTGCGATAACAGTTGAATAG
- the tadA gene encoding Flp pilus assembly complex ATPase component TadA, whose amino-acid sequence MRSKVITSFLQKLGSDLVEQGVITQSQLDQARTETEDTGENMGEALVRLGFADYKLVNKFIGDGLNIPTLELEDYEIDPATAALIDEDTARGHSMIPLFEIEDVITIAMVDPFDIFAIDKIRDITNKIVEPVLASEKDIRDKIDSFWGEHNKLDELMDDLTERSAHDAVNHTFDEEASEGIQTDDRPVIKLVDSIFSDAIERGSSDIHLEPEEGKLKVRYRVDGVLHDISSFGAEYQAAVIARIKYMADMDIGKRRVPQDGKIHRVIDGKKFDFRVSTYPVVYGEKLVMRILDLSSVRVDLGELGLDPDLLGRYRQITQGNNGIILVTGPTGSGKTTTLYATLNEIRAEHLNITTIEDPVEYEMRGVNQGQVDVKGGVTFASALRAIVRQDPDVILVGEIRDGETSELSVRAALTGHLVFSTLHTNSASGAISRLTDMGIEPFLIASTVRGVLAQRLVRLICPDCRKEYKPEPREYELLDVETSSSPVFFRGEGCQACGGTGFRKRIGIYELLTVSSDIRGLILEKAPDSVIEEAAVRSGMKTMKMDGASKVLQGLTTVDEVMRVI is encoded by the coding sequence ATGAGGTCAAAAGTAATTACTTCTTTTCTTCAAAAATTAGGTTCCGATCTTGTCGAGCAGGGGGTCATCACTCAAAGTCAACTCGACCAGGCCAGGACCGAAACAGAAGATACCGGTGAAAATATGGGAGAGGCCCTCGTGAGACTCGGTTTTGCCGATTATAAACTGGTTAATAAATTTATCGGGGACGGACTTAATATCCCGACTCTGGAACTTGAGGATTATGAGATCGATCCTGCCACGGCAGCCCTGATAGACGAGGATACGGCACGGGGCCACAGCATGATACCGCTCTTTGAAATTGAAGACGTGATCACCATAGCTATGGTCGATCCTTTCGATATATTTGCCATCGACAAGATAAGGGATATAACGAACAAGATAGTCGAACCGGTTCTTGCAAGCGAAAAGGATATCAGGGACAAGATCGATTCATTCTGGGGGGAACATAATAAACTCGATGAATTGATGGATGATCTTACCGAGAGATCGGCCCATGACGCCGTGAATCATACCTTTGATGAAGAGGCATCTGAAGGAATCCAGACTGACGACAGGCCGGTGATAAAACTTGTCGACTCGATTTTCAGCGACGCAATAGAAAGAGGATCGAGCGATATCCATCTGGAACCTGAAGAGGGAAAATTGAAGGTGAGATACCGTGTCGACGGAGTGCTTCATGATATTTCCTCGTTCGGAGCGGAATATCAGGCCGCTGTCATAGCAAGAATAAAATACATGGCTGACATGGATATCGGAAAGAGAAGAGTTCCCCAGGACGGGAAAATACACCGGGTGATCGATGGGAAGAAATTCGATTTCAGGGTATCGACATATCCGGTCGTCTATGGCGAAAAGCTTGTCATGAGGATCCTCGATCTCAGCAGCGTACGGGTAGACCTTGGCGAACTTGGGCTCGATCCCGACCTTCTTGGCAGATACCGCCAGATAACGCAGGGAAATAACGGCATCATTCTCGTCACAGGACCAACGGGAAGCGGAAAGACGACTACCCTGTACGCCACATTGAACGAGATCAGGGCCGAACATCTCAACATAACCACGATCGAGGATCCCGTGGAATACGAGATGAGGGGAGTGAATCAGGGTCAGGTAGACGTGAAGGGAGGGGTCACATTCGCTTCAGCCCTTCGAGCGATTGTCCGCCAGGATCCCGATGTCATTCTTGTCGGTGAGATCAGGGATGGCGAGACATCTGAACTTTCCGTGAGAGCAGCCCTTACGGGGCATCTTGTTTTCAGTACTCTTCACACGAACAGCGCGTCAGGGGCGATAAGCAGGTTGACAGATATGGGGATCGAACCGTTCCTTATAGCTTCAACTGTCAGGGGAGTCCTTGCCCAGCGTCTTGTCAGGCTGATCTGCCCCGATTGCCGTAAGGAATATAAACCGGAACCCCGGGAATATGAACTTCTTGATGTCGAGACTTCTTCCTCCCCGGTCTTTTTCAGGGGAGAGGGTTGTCAGGCTTGCGGCGGCACCGGCTTCAGGAAAAGGATAGGTATCTATGAACTGCTCACGGTTAGCAGCGATATCCGCGGGCTCATCCTGGAAAAAGCTCCGGACTCGGTAATCGAGGAAGCGGCTGTCAGGTCGGGAATGAAGACGATGAAAATGGATGGGGCGAGTAAAGTGCTTCAGGGATTGACTACGGTGGATGAAGTGATGAGGGTCATCTGA
- the pilM gene encoding pilus assembly protein PilM, with protein MISIAGHKRVLGIDMSPRFIKLVEVESGRGGIMVLKTAIDRITEDDEDGGPVRYAERLKGLIRNNGIKAKKAFAVLMPEDVIERFVSVPAEAGKKIREIIEWEVPKHIDYSMEETVYDYNISEIPDSSRKDVHLAIARRDRVEKLASIIQEADLCPEGIESRSSSLCRLMNGFSGIEKKTVAILDIEHRWSTLLILRDKVLIMSRRIENGTNDILESISSLIGCSEHESRVYMMETGFSEPIINGEEVPPLSLEYTVYSAIERSVDRLVADLKRSYEIFKAQNEMQNNPDIIYLTGGTSLLPNIDRVLQIKMGIETEVLDPFGTGLLSDESGTDSFAQLTVALGLAIRSR; from the coding sequence ATGATCTCGATAGCGGGACATAAGCGGGTTCTTGGTATCGATATGAGTCCAAGGTTTATAAAGCTTGTCGAAGTCGAGTCAGGCCGAGGTGGCATTATGGTCCTGAAAACAGCTATAGACCGGATAACGGAGGATGATGAGGATGGAGGCCCCGTGAGATACGCCGAAAGACTGAAAGGACTTATACGGAATAACGGTATCAAGGCGAAAAAGGCTTTTGCCGTACTTATGCCCGAGGATGTTATTGAAAGATTTGTGAGCGTGCCGGCCGAAGCGGGAAAGAAAATCAGGGAGATCATCGAGTGGGAGGTCCCCAAGCATATAGACTACTCGATGGAGGAAACCGTCTATGATTACAATATCTCGGAAATCCCCGACAGCAGCCGGAAAGACGTTCATCTCGCGATCGCCAGAAGAGACAGAGTCGAAAAGCTGGCCAGCATTATTCAAGAAGCAGATCTATGTCCCGAAGGGATCGAATCGAGATCGAGCTCGCTGTGCAGGCTTATGAATGGTTTTTCAGGTATTGAGAAAAAGACAGTCGCGATCCTCGATATCGAACACAGATGGAGCACATTGTTGATACTCAGGGATAAGGTCCTTATCATGTCCAGGAGAATCGAGAACGGAACAAATGATATTCTCGAATCGATCTCCAGCCTGATCGGCTGCAGTGAACATGAGTCGCGCGTTTACATGATGGAGACCGGTTTTTCAGAGCCGATCATAAATGGGGAGGAAGTCCCTCCACTATCTCTAGAGTATACTGTTTATTCAGCGATAGAAAGGTCAGTAGACAGACTTGTGGCAGACCTGAAAAGATCTTATGAGATATTCAAGGCTCAAAATGAGATGCAGAATAATCCGGACATTATCTACCTGACCGGGGGAACGTCGCTTCTTCCAAATATCGACAGGGTCCTGCAGATCAAAATGGGTATAGAAACTGAAGTACTCGATCCGTTTGGAACTGGATTGCTTTCTGATGAGAGCGGTACGGACTCTTTCGCTCAACTGACGGTTGCTCTAGGGCTGGCTATAAGGAGTCGATGA
- a CDS encoding 2-oxoacid:acceptor oxidoreductase subunit alpha, giving the protein MQGNQACAEGALAAGCRFFAGYPITPSSEIAEHLSVALPRLGGKFIQMEDEIAAMGAIVGASLAGLKSMTATSGPGFSLKQENIGYASMAEVPCVVINVMRGGPSTGMPTLPAQMDVQQARWGSHGDRGVIALVAGSAQESYEQTIRAFNLSEKYMTPVILLLDEIVGHTTEKVVIPESSQYEIIDRVKPDIPPDEYLPYRKTENLIPVLAPFGTGYKYNVTGLCHDETGFPTNDSVVIDALIRRLTDKIMLNRKDIIKNKTLMLEDAEIAIFAYGSVSRSARSAISICRNAGIKVGLFQPTVIWPFPEDDLLEVAGRVKGIIVPEMNMGQMAREVKLACQCKTAVHKLNRVDGQPITPGEIVELIKGVV; this is encoded by the coding sequence ATGCAGGGAAACCAGGCATGTGCTGAAGGAGCCCTGGCGGCCGGTTGCCGGTTTTTCGCCGGATATCCTATCACACCCTCTTCCGAGATCGCGGAGCATCTTTCCGTTGCTCTTCCCAGGCTTGGCGGCAAATTCATTCAAATGGAAGATGAGATCGCCGCGATGGGAGCGATAGTCGGAGCTTCCCTGGCAGGGTTGAAATCGATGACCGCGACATCCGGTCCGGGATTCAGCCTGAAGCAGGAGAATATCGGATATGCCAGCATGGCTGAAGTCCCCTGCGTTGTCATCAACGTGATGAGAGGCGGACCGAGTACGGGGATGCCTACCCTGCCGGCACAGATGGATGTTCAGCAGGCCAGATGGGGCAGCCACGGCGACAGAGGTGTCATTGCGCTTGTGGCAGGATCCGCTCAGGAATCTTATGAACAGACGATAAGAGCTTTCAATCTCTCCGAGAAATATATGACTCCGGTCATCCTTCTCCTTGACGAGATAGTGGGGCATACGACAGAGAAGGTCGTTATTCCGGAGAGTTCGCAATACGAGATCATCGACAGGGTAAAACCCGATATTCCACCGGACGAATATCTTCCCTACAGGAAGACGGAAAACCTCATTCCGGTCCTTGCTCCTTTTGGTACCGGGTATAAATATAACGTAACAGGATTATGTCACGACGAGACCGGTTTTCCAACGAATGATTCGGTGGTCATCGATGCTCTGATAAGGCGCCTGACCGACAAGATCATGCTGAACAGAAAAGATATAATCAAAAACAAGACGCTCATGCTCGAAGATGCCGAGATAGCGATCTTTGCTTACGGTTCAGTATCACGTTCGGCCCGGAGCGCGATCTCCATCTGCCGCAACGCCGGGATCAAGGTCGGACTCTTTCAACCTACCGTCATATGGCCTTTCCCTGAAGACGATCTGCTCGAAGTAGCCGGCAGAGTCAAAGGGATCATAGTTCCGGAGATGAACATGGGCCAGATGGCCAGGGAAGTAAAACTTGCCTGTCAATGCAAGACCGCAGTCCATAAACTCAACAGGGTCGATGGACAGCCGATCACTCCAGGAGAGATAGTGGAATTGATAAAGGGGGTGGTCTGA